GCAGGCCGCTACAAGTATTATCCGATTCCCGCTCCGGCGAATATTGCAGCCAGCAATTACAGCTCCCGCCCGTTGAGCCCCGCAGATGCCAACGCTGTTTTGGCAGACATCCATTTGCACTCGCGCGACTACCAGGACAAGGCGATTGCCGAGTTTCAGGATATTCTGAAGGCCGATCCTAACAATGCCGCGGCCTGTCGCGGCCTGGGTTATGCCTATTTGCAGAAGCAGGATTTCGGGCAGGCCGCACCATACTTTAAGCGTGCCTCCGAAATGGATTCCAAAGATCCCAGGGTCCACTATTACACCGCTCTGCTGATGGCACGGGAAAGCGGATTCAGCAGCCGCGCCGATATTCCGGCGTTGACGCAGGAGTTAGAAACTTCGATCAGCTTGGATCCGACTTTTGCCGATTCTTATGCTCTTCTCGCGTTCGCCCAAACAACTTCAGGAGACTCCGCCAAGGCCTTGGCCACCATGCAGAAAGCCCTGGCGATTGATCCGCGCAATGAGAATTATCGCTTTAATCTCGCCAACATCTATCTGGCAAACCGGCAACCGGATAAAGCGATCGCGGTCTTGCAATCAATCCAGAATAGCGGCAACCCGGAGATTGCATCGCGAGTTGAGAGCGCACTGGCGAACGTCCGGCAGTTTCAAGAAATGACCAAGTCCGGTGGTTCCCCAGTGCTTCTGGTTCGGGACAATGGCGTTCCAGACGATGGTGACGGCAAGTCTGCTTCCTCGGCAGCCGGTGCACAGGCTTCTTCCACAACTGCAACGGCCACGAAATGGGGCGCGCCAACATTTCTGCTTGGAACGCTGAACAGCGTCGACTGCTCGACCGAACCTTCCGCCCTCCTCGTGGTTTCTTCCGGCTCCAAAATGCTGAATCTCAGAGTGGCGGACCGAAATCATGTCATTCTGATTGGCGCCGATCGATTCTCGTGCTCGTGGGCCAAGCAGAAAGTTGCCGTGAATTATCGCCAATCCGCCGGTGGCTCTGAAACGGACGTCGTCTCCCTTGAAATCCAGCAGCCGTAGACACACGCTCGTGCCCGCATCTTTGAGATAAATCCCTTTTATGCCTCGCATCAGCTTTTTCGATTGGCCGCATTCATCCCACCGCGCTATTCTCACCTGTCCCGTACTGTATTCTTGCTTGAGTCACACCTTCTAATGAGGAGATGGAACTACATTCATGCCGACTGAACTGCGCAATTTCCTGGCACTCACATACGACGAACTGGAAGAACTCAACCTCAAAGCCAAAGAGCAGCGCAGTAAGCGAATCGCCATTCACAAGGTGCAGGAAGAACGCCTGAAATATCTGACCGACGAGAAGCGCATCAAGGCCGTGACCGTGCTCTTCAGCGATCTCGAAGGCCGGTTGCACATGCTCGACTACGACAAGAAGTTCCTGCTGAAGAGTTTCGACAACCTCACTTTCGATGGATCTTCCATCCGCGGCTTCACCGCGCAACGCGAAAGCGATCTCCGCCTGGGCATCGACTGGAACGCCTTTTACTGGGCGCCGGCCGACGTCTTCGGCTCCGGCAAAGTTCTGGTCTTCGGCGAGGTCATCGACAAGGGCGGCACATCGTATTCCGGCGACATTCGCGGCGTGCTCAAGAACTATGCCGAGGAACTCTTCAAGAAAAAGGGCTACACCCTCAACGCCGCCAACGAAATCGAAGGCTTCCTGTTCAAAGGCCCCGACGCCGAGCGGCACTATCACGAAGTCGGTGGCAAATTCGAATACGTCAATACCGGTGGCTACTATCATTCTCTTCCCGGCGATCCACTGCGCACCTTCATCGATACGACGGCTGAAGTACAGCGCGCCATGGGATTCCAGAACGAAAAAGATCATCCGGAAGTCGCGCCCAGCCAGTTCGAAATCAATTACGGCTACGGCGAAGTGGTCGCTGCCGCCGATCAGATCCAGCTTTACAAACTCATCTGCCGCCAGGTCGCGACCAACATGGGACTCACCGCTTCGTTCCTGCCGAAGCCCGTCGTGGGCGTGAACGGCAGCGGCATGCACACCAATGTATCCATCAGCGAAGACGGCAAGAATCTTTTCTGGGACGCCAAGGGCGAAGAGAAGCTCAGCAAAATGGGATGGGCCTTTACCGACCGCATCCTCACCCATGGCAACGATATCTGCCTGCTGCTCAATCCCAGCGTAAATTCCTATCGCCGCCTCGATCCGCACTTCGAGGCGCCCAATCAAATCAAGGCATCGGCGACGGATCGCGGTTCCATGGTGCGCATCCCCATCGGCAACGAGAAGAGTATGCGCGTCGAAGTGCGGTCCGTCGCCCCGGACGCCAATCCCTACATGGTGATGCTCTCGATCTTTAAGACCGGGCTCGACGGTGAAACTTCGAAGATCAAGAATCTGCGCCAGGCCGAACGCTACCTGCCCGACAACATCTACGATGCCATGGCCGACTTCAACAAAGCCGAATGGACCACCACCCTGCTCGGCGAAGACGTCAAAGGCCGCTACGCCGACCTGAAAAAGGCCTCCGCCGACCGCTGCCCCCGCGCCCTAGGGACATTCGTCAAGGCACAGGAAGTCCAGTTTCATCACGAGGTCTACAACCAGTTTCTGTGGAATCTGTTCTAAACGAAGCAGCTCTGCCAGATAGACTAGAAACTTTCGGTGACCCATCCTAGCCGCGTTCTCTGCGGCTAGGATGGGATTCCACGGACTCATCTTTTTTGGGCTTTTGCCAGTAAAAAGACGCCCCAGCTCTTGGCCAGGGCGTCTTTGTTTTTCATCGCATCAGCGTCGCACGCGTCGCTTCGCGCGGCGGGGCGGACGAGGCCTCCGTCCTCCACGAACTAGTTCGGCATCACCACCGTGTCCACCACGTGAATCACGCCGTTCGACTGGAAGACATTCGGAATCGTCACCGTCGACATCCCGCCTTTTTCGTCTTTGAGGACGATTGCGTTGCCCTGCATCATCGCGATCAAAGTTCCACCGCTCACCGTCTTCAGTGTGGCCTGGCCGTGACCTTCCCTGATCCGCTTCTTCAATTCAGCAGAGCTGATGCGGCCCGCGACCACATGGTAAGTCAAAATCTTCGTCAGCATCTCTTTATTTTCCGGCTTCAACAGAGTTTCCACCGTGCCCGCCGGAAGCTTGGCAAACGCCTGGTTGGTTGGCGCAAACACCGTGAATGGACCGGCGCCCTTCAACGTATCCACGAGTCCCGCGGCCTTCACCGCAGCGACCAGCGTGGTGTGATCTTTCGAGTTCACTGCATTGTCGATGATGTCTTTGCTGGCATACATCGGCGCGCCGCCCACCATCGGATCCTTGGAGCCCGCCATCAGCAACGGCACCGACATCGCGACCAGCGCCAGACACACAACTGCGAATTTCGTCTTCATAATGTCTCCTATTCAGTTTTGAACTGCTTTCAGGACTAGTACGCAGGTAGTGGAGGGATTGGATTGCGCCATCAAGCGCCCGGAAAGCCATGGTGGTGTGCTAGATTCAAATGCTGGATGGAACTCGCACCCACCATTTCTACGCAAGGCCTGAGCCGCCGCTTTGGAGAACTCTTAGCCGTCGACGGCGTCGATCTACGCGTCGCTCCGGGACAATTCTTCGGCTTCCTGGGTCCGAATGGAGCGGGGAAGTCTACAACCATCAAGATGCTGACCGGCTTGCTCGCGCCCAGCGCCGGACAAATCGAAATTCTTGGCATAGATCTCAATGCCCATCCCGTCGAAGTGAAGCGGCAAATCGGGGTCGTGCCCGAAGGCATGGCGCTGTTCGGCCGCCTTACCGGCGCCGAATTCCTCAGCTTCGCGGGGCGGATGTACGGACTCGACCGCACCACCGCAGCCAAGCGCGCCGCCGAGTTGCTCGACTTTATGCAACTGGCCGACCAGCCGAAAAAACTGGTAACCGATTATTCCCACGGCATGCAGAAGAAGTTAGCTCTGGCGGCGGCTGTCATTCACGGACCTAAAGTTTTGTTCCTCGACGAACCGTTTGAAGGAGTAGACGCAATTGCGGCGGGCACGCTGAA
Above is a window of Candidatus Sulfotelmatobacter sp. DNA encoding:
- a CDS encoding tetratricopeptide repeat protein, translated to MSPTLRPLSGFLLVALFSTIPISTIPSVFAGEPQWVEVRSPNFSVATDAGEKRGREVALRFEQMRAVFGALMTKAKVNLAVPLQIVAFRNTKEMRQIAPLWNGKPTQVAGLFQGGSDRSFIMLDLSTEDPWAVVFHEYAHQLMNGNLQTQADPWFEEGFAEYFSSIEVDGKEARVGKIPRDEYLILQQVGMMKIADLFKVRQNSQTYNESGDHRTTFYAESGMLMHYIYDNQLLLKVADYFDLKINKHLPVEDAIQQAFGISAPQFDKALRNYMSAGRYKYYPIPAPANIAASNYSSRPLSPADANAVLADIHLHSRDYQDKAIAEFQDILKADPNNAAACRGLGYAYLQKQDFGQAAPYFKRASEMDSKDPRVHYYTALLMARESGFSSRADIPALTQELETSISLDPTFADSYALLAFAQTTSGDSAKALATMQKALAIDPRNENYRFNLANIYLANRQPDKAIAVLQSIQNSGNPEIASRVESALANVRQFQEMTKSGGSPVLLVRDNGVPDDGDGKSASSAAGAQASSTTATATKWGAPTFLLGTLNSVDCSTEPSALLVVSSGSKMLNLRVADRNHVILIGADRFSCSWAKQKVAVNYRQSAGGSETDVVSLEIQQP
- a CDS encoding fasciclin domain-containing protein, which encodes MKTKFAVVCLALVAMSVPLLMAGSKDPMVGGAPMYASKDIIDNAVNSKDHTTLVAAVKAAGLVDTLKGAGPFTVFAPTNQAFAKLPAGTVETLLKPENKEMLTKILTYHVVAGRISSAELKKRIREGHGQATLKTVSGGTLIAMMQGNAIVLKDEKGGMSTVTIPNVFQSNGVIHVVDTVVMPN
- a CDS encoding glutamine synthetase family protein — its product is MPTELRNFLALTYDELEELNLKAKEQRSKRIAIHKVQEERLKYLTDEKRIKAVTVLFSDLEGRLHMLDYDKKFLLKSFDNLTFDGSSIRGFTAQRESDLRLGIDWNAFYWAPADVFGSGKVLVFGEVIDKGGTSYSGDIRGVLKNYAEELFKKKGYTLNAANEIEGFLFKGPDAERHYHEVGGKFEYVNTGGYYHSLPGDPLRTFIDTTAEVQRAMGFQNEKDHPEVAPSQFEINYGYGEVVAAADQIQLYKLICRQVATNMGLTASFLPKPVVGVNGSGMHTNVSISEDGKNLFWDAKGEEKLSKMGWAFTDRILTHGNDICLLLNPSVNSYRRLDPHFEAPNQIKASATDRGSMVRIPIGNEKSMRVEVRSVAPDANPYMVMLSIFKTGLDGETSKIKNLRQAERYLPDNIYDAMADFNKAEWTTTLLGEDVKGRYADLKKASADRCPRALGTFVKAQEVQFHHEVYNQFLWNLF
- a CDS encoding ABC transporter ATP-binding protein encodes the protein MELAPTISTQGLSRRFGELLAVDGVDLRVAPGQFFGFLGPNGAGKSTTIKMLTGLLAPSAGQIEILGIDLNAHPVEVKRQIGVVPEGMALFGRLTGAEFLSFAGRMYGLDRTTAAKRAAELLDFMQLADQPKKLVTDYSHGMQKKLALAAAVIHGPKVLFLDEPFEGVDAIAAGTLKSMLQGMIARGATIFLTSHVLEIVERLCSHVAIIHQGRLVAQGSLEELRAGVEAQTPAESSNGGSAGAAVSAEKLTLEQIFLRVVGGSHRTEQELSWLG